The genomic interval AGACTGATCAGTCATGGCACGAACATCGTACCATGCTAGAATGCTGTTCGAGTATACGAACAGTGTTCTAGTAGGGCTAGGAGCGACCGATGCACGCGACCCAGACACCAGCCGCCACGACCGACGAGCAGCAGATCCGCCGGCTGTACGACGGACTGCTCGCCGCCTGGACCCGCGGTGACGCCCAGGCGTACGGCGCGGGGTTCACCGCAGATGTCGACTACGTGCCCTTCGACGGCAGTCGGCTGTCCGGCCGCCAAGCGGTGGTCGACAGCCACGACCGCCTGTTCCGCGGCGTGCTGACCGGTTCGGCGCTCGTGGGTGGGGTCGAGACGGTCCGCCACATCGACGCCGACGTTGCCGTCGTGCACGCCTTCGGGTCCGTGCTCATGCCGTGGCGTTCGAAGCTGCCG from Euzebyales bacterium carries:
- a CDS encoding SgcJ/EcaC family oxidoreductase; this translates as MHATQTPAATTDEQQIRRLYDGLLAAWTRGDAQAYGAGFTADVDYVPFDGSRLSGRQAVVDSHDRLFRGVLTGSALVGGVETVRHIDADVAVVHAFGSVLMPWRSKLP